In Manduca sexta isolate Smith_Timp_Sample1 chromosome 23, JHU_Msex_v1.0, whole genome shotgun sequence, one DNA window encodes the following:
- the LOC115451920 gene encoding zinc transporter ZIP10: MLTTCAVVVLAASLAAVAGVADTGTDPIQLELNNTLPAEQYFIDKIFDKYGDKGVITFEGFEHLLDSLGLGGRVFNSPHDLALHRINGTFRQLHDVQHRHRRSPSAALAQPILQKSCLSPREMLEVYGMENEPGVITIRPKTFLEMCPALVYQLDQRSCYKTEVPAPKLDRLWTWIYATLSILVISATGLIGVAIVPLLKSVVFSYVLHFLVAVAVGTLCGDALLHLLPHALKSHGPPSAQQEETEVVLKCSVTFLTILLFYSVEAIMQTVNGGHSHSHDPDKSITEIKTDTAKQVEPIELGAMMPGSPPPPVERPMSSTALMVIVGDGLHNLTDGLAIGAAFSGDPVTGFATALAVFCHELPHELGDFAVLLRSGMTIKRALYYNILSSILSFMGMAGGIWLAEDHESASQWIYAATAGTFFYIALADLVPEINENNKGKSINLLLAILGILAGGVIMLMIALHEDSIQYLFRNSEK; this comes from the exons ATGTTGACAACGTGCGCCGTCGTAGTCCTCGCGGCGTCGCTCGCCGCCGTCGCCGGAGTCGCCGATACCGGCACCGACCCCATTCAACTCGAACTCAACAACACGCTACCGGCGGAACAATATTTCATTGACAAAATATTCGACAAGTACGGGGATAAAGGTGTCATCACATTTGAG GGTTTCGAGCATCTTCTGGACAGTTTGGGTCTTGGCGGTCGAGTATTCAACTCACCACATGATCTTGCTCTACATCGCATCAATGGAACTTTTCGACAACTCCACGATGTCCAACATCGCCATCGACGCTCGCCGTCGGCAGCCCTGG CCCAACCAATATTGCAAAAATCATGCCTATCACCACGAGAAATGTTGGAGGTTTATGGAATGGAAAACGAACCAGGAGTAATAACCATTAGACCCAAAACATTCTTAGAAATGTGTCCAGCACTAGTATATCAATTGGACCAACGTTCATGTTATAAAACTGAAGTACCTGCGCCGAAATTAGACAGACTTTGGA CTTGGATATATGCCACTCTTAGTATCTTGGTAATAAGTGCAACCGGACTGATCGGAGTAGCTATTGTACCTTTACTCAAGTCAGTAGTGTTCAGCTACGTTCTACACTTCCTAGTCGCAGTCGCCGTGGGAACTCTTTGCGGTGATGCATTATTGCATCTTTTGCCACATGCACTGAAGTCTCACGGGCCACCTTCCGCACAACAAGAAGAAACAGAAGTCGTACTCAAATGCAGCGTCACTTTTCTAACAATACTTCTTTTTTATTCCGTCGAAGCTATCATGCAAACTGTTAACGGCGGACATTCACACTCGCACGATCCAGATAAAAGCATCACAGAAATAAAAACAGACACTGCAAAACAAGTAGAACCTATTGAACTTGGTGCCATGATGCCCGGATCACCACCACCACCGGTGGAACGTCCGATGTCGTCGACGGCGTTAATGGTCATTGTCGGTGACGGCTTACACAACTTAACTGATGGATTGGCCATAGGCGCAGCATTTAGTGGTGATCCAGTAACGGGTTTCGCAACAGCGTTGGCAGTGTTTTGCCATGAACTTCCACATGAACTCGGTGATTTTGCCGTTTTATTACGATCTGGAATGACCATAAAACGAGCTCTCTATTACAATATTCTGTCATCAATACTCAGTTTCATGGGTATGGCAGGTGGTATTTGGCTAGCAGAAGATCACGAATCGGCTTCGCAGTGGATTTACGCAGCAACAGCTGGCACATTCTTTTACATAGCACTCGCTGATCTAGTGCCAGAAATAAACGAAAACAACAAAGGCAAAAGTATTAATTTGTTACTTGCGATATTAGGTATACTTGCTGGTGGCGTGATTATGCTCATGATTGCATTACATGAAGATTCAATTCAATATCTTTTTAGAAACagcgaaaaataa